The genomic stretch GAACACGTCGAGCGTGGCGAGCGCCGCCGCGCAGGCGAGCGGGTTGCCGGTGTAGGTGTGGCCGTGGAAGAAGGTGCGGAAGTCCTCGTGCTCGCCGAGGAAGCCCTCGTAGATCCGCTCCGTGGCGAGCGTGGCGGCGAGCGGGAGGTAGCCGCCCGTGATCCCCTTCGCCACGCACATGAGGTCGGGAGCGACGTTCTCGTGCTCGCAGGCGAACATCCTGCCCGTGCGCCCGAAGCCCACAGCAACCTCGTCGCAGATGAGCAGCACGCCGTGCCGGTCGCAGAGCTCGCGCACCTCGCGCAGGTAGCCCTCCGGGTGCATGATCATCCCCGCGGCACCCTGCACGAGCGGCTCCATGATCACGGCCGCGATCTCGCCCGGATGCTCGTCGAGGATCAGCTCCATGTGCGACGGGTCGCCCGGCTCGGCCTTGTAGGTGTCGAACAGCAGCGGCCGGTACATGGAGTGGAACAGGTCGATCCCGCCGACTGACACCGAGCCGATCGTGTCTCCGTGGTAGGAGTCGCGCAGTGAGATGAAGCGCGTCTTGCGCCTGTGCTCGCCGCCCTGCTGCTGCCAGTACTGGAATGCCATCTTGAGCGCGATCTCCGTGGCGGTGGAGCCGCTGTCCGAGTAGAAGACGCGGGTGAGGCCCCGTGGCGCGATCTCCACGAGGCGCCGCGCGAGCTGGATCGCGGGCGGGTGCGAGAGACCGAGCATGGTGCTGTGCGCGACCGTCTCGAGCTGGGCCTTCACCGCCTCGTCGATGTGCGGGTGGCGGTGGCCGTGGACGTTGCACCAGAGCGAGGAGACGCCGTCGATGTAGCGGCGACCCTCCGTGTCGATCAGATCGGTGCCCTCGGCGCGCTGCACGATCAGCGGCTCCTCACGCTCCCAGCCCCGCTGCTGGGTGAAGGGGTGCCAGAGGTAGCGGCGATCGTCGGCGGCGAGACTCACTGCCGGCGGAAGGTAACTCGCGGGGTGGTCGGAAAGCCGGGTTAGCGGACGGCCTCTGCCGCCGCGTGGAGATCGGGCAGAGCGCCGGCGTGCGGCGGGATGTGGCGCCACACGATCTTGCCGCTCGCGTCCACGCCGAAGGTGCCCGCCTGCTGCCAGCGGGTGCCGGCCGGATGGCGGTTGCGGATGCCCTCGCGCGCGAGCCGCGCCACCGCTGTGAGCGATCGGCGGCCGGCGAAGTGGCGGAGGCTGCTGCGGCCGAGTCCCCACGCGCCGTAGGCCGACCGCTCCTCGTCGATCACGAGGCGCACGCGGTGGCTGGCGCCGATGGCTGCGCACCAGCGGTCAGTGGCCTCGAGCGGCGCATGGCTGACCGCGATCCAGTCGATGTCGTCGTTCTGGCGCGCGTGGTCCGAGAGCGCGCGCATCGTCGCTTCGGCAAAAGGGCAGCCGACGTGCCGCAGGAAGGCCACCACAGCCGGTCCGCGCACCTCACCCAGCGGGGCGGCCACGGGCGCAGGCGCGCCGAGCTCGGGAAGCGCGGCCACGGGTACTCGGTGAGGTGGGAGAAAGGTGCGAGGATCCATCCAGCGCGAAGTCCAACCGGGGCACGGACAACCTCCCGCTCCGGACGGAGAGGAGGAGCGATGGGCTACAGAAAGTACCGGCTCGGCAGCTACGACGAGATGCGTGCACAACATCGGTGGGAGGTTCCGGACCGTTACAACGTCGCTGCCGACGTATGTGACAAGCACCCGCCGGACCGCCTCGCGATGATTTGGGAGGACTGGCGCGGAGACGAGCGGCGGGTGACGTTCGGCGAGTTGCAGTCGCTGTCGAACAAGTTCGCGAACGTGCTGGAAGCGCACGGCGTGGAGCGCGGGGACCGTGTGGCCACGCTCTCGCCGTCCCTGCCGGAGACCGCCGCGGTGTTCCTCGGCACATACAAGGCGGGCGCGATCCTGCTGTCGATGTCCGTCCTGTATGGCGACGAGGGCATCGAGCACCGGCTGCGCGACTCGCAGGCGAAGGTGCTGGTGACCGACTCCGCCAACCGCCATCGCATCCCCGAGGGGCTGGCGGAGGTGATCTTCGTCCTGGACGGCCAGTCCGACTCGGCCGACATCGATCTGTCCGCGGCTCTGGGGCAGGCCTCCGACTCCTACTCGATGGTCGACACCGCGGCCGACGATCCCGCCCAGCTCTATTACTCCTCCGGCACCACGGGGATGGCGAAGGGCATCCTCCACGCGCACCGCTATCTGCTCGCGCACGAGGAGTTCGAGTTCTGCCACGACGTGCAGGAGGGCGAGCTCTTCCACGGCTCGGGCGAGTGGGCGTGGGCTGCGGGCATCTGCCCGCTGCTCGGGCCGTGGCGCTACGGGTGCGTGCAGTTCGTGTACGCCCGCAAGGGCGGCTTCGACCCGGAGGAGCAGCTCCGCCAGCTGTCGAAGCACGGGGTGCAGAACATGTTCACCACACCCACGGCTCTGCGCGCGATGCGGGCCGTGTCGGACGCGGGCTCGCGCTTTCCGCTAGACCAGATGCGGATCGTATGCAGCGCCGGCGAGCCGTTGAACCCCGAGGTGATCCACTGGTTCCGCGAGCAGTACGGGCTCACGGTGCTCGACTACTACGGGCTCACCGAGAGCTATCCGCTGTGCGGCAACTTCCCTTCCGTGGAGGTGCGGGAGGGCTCGATGGGGCTGCCGCTACCGGGCTGGGACGTGGCGATCCTGGATGAGGACGAGCGACCGCTCCCCGCCGGCGAGCGCGGCGAGATCTGCCTGCGGGCTCGCTCGAACCCCCACTACCCGATCGGCTACTGGAACCGCCCAGAGGACACACGCGAGGTGTTCGAGGGCGAGTGGTTCCACACGAAGGACGCGGCGCAGATGGATGAGGACGGTTACTTCTGGTACGCCGGCCGCGCGGATGACGTGATCATCTCCGCCGGTTACCGGATCGGGCCGTTCGAGGTGGAATCGGCATGCGTGGAGCATCCAGCGGTGCTGGAGGCCGCGGCGGTGGCCTCACCCGACGAGAAGCGCGGCACGATCGTCAAGGCGTTCATCGTCCTGAACGAGGGGCACTCGGCTTCGGACTCGCTGGCGGACGAGATCAAGCGGCATGTGCGCGAGCGGCACTCCGCGTACGCGTACCCGCGTGAGATCGAGTTCGTGGCGGATCTGCCCAAGACTCTGACGGGCAAGATCCGGCGGGTGGAGCTGCGCGAGGCGGAGCGGGAGCGGAAGCAGTCGGCGGCGTAGGGCGTAGGGCGTAGGGCGACGTGGTCGATCTAGACACTGATAGTCAGCCTTTAGATCGACCGCGTCCCCCGGCGCGGGTCAGGAGTTGAGGAGCTCGTCCAGTTCCGCGGCCTCGGCCGCGTCGAGTTCGCTCGTGATCAGCATCCAGCGGTGCGGGCAATCGTGCGGTTCGAAGGCTGGCGTGGGACAGATGGCACGTTCGATCGCTGCTTGCAGCTTCTCGAGATCCTCATTGCTATCCGTCTCGTAGTAGACGGTGAGTCGGTGCAGGGACATAGCCCTCAGCCGCCCTTGTCCTTCTTCTTCGGTCCGCGCGCTTCGTCCTCGCGGATCGCGTCCTTCCACTGAGGCGTGGTCATCGGTGGCTGGAACACCCGGCCCAGCCCGCCGAGGAAGACGCGGCGCCGGCGCCGGGGCTCACGCTGCTCCTTGTTGCTCATGCCAACAAGCATCGTACGCCCGAAGCGGGTAGCATCAAGCAACCCACAAGCGGCCACAAAGGAGGATCACCGTGAGCGACATCGTGACCGGCAACGGATACGCCGTCGGCACCCTCGACGACCTGGGCGACGGCCCCGGCTTCCGCAAGATCCGCGCGCCGCTCGGCGTGACCGCCTTCGGAGTGAACGCCGTGGTGATTCCGCCAGGCATCGAGTCCGGCCGGCACTTCCACGACGAGCAGGAGGAGCTCTACTTCGTCCATCAGGGCCGGCTCGAGTTCGTGTTCAACGACGGCGAGCGCCACACCCTCGGGCCGGGCGGCCTCGCAAAGGTCGACCCGCGCACCGTCAGGCAGCTCCGCAACGTCGGCGACACGGACGCCATCTACATCTGCGTCGGGGGCAAGGACGGCTACGTCGGCCGCGATGGCCGCGTGCCGGAGGGCGAGGAGAACCGCGCCCGGCCGATCGCGTCGTGATGAACGACCTCAGCCTGGTGAATCTCGACGATCCGGTCGAAACGCGCGAGTTCGACCACGGTCGCTTCGAGGTCTACAAGATCGGCCCGATGACGCTCGGCCGCGCCACCTACGAGCCAGGCTGGCGCTGGTCGGAGCACGTAGGGGAGGGCCTGTGCCAGACAGAGCACGTGGGCCTCGTCGTGAGCGGCCGCGCCGCCGTGCACATGGACGACGGCACAGAGCGCGTCATGGGACCGGGCGACCTCTTCTACGTGCCGCCCGGCCATGACAGCTGGGTTGTGGGGGATGAGCCCTATGTCTCGCTGCACATCATGGGCAGCGAGGACTACGCCAGCTAGCCCTTCTTCCTAGGCGCTCGCCCCAGACCGCCCGAGCAGCTGGTCCGCCCGCTCCTTGAGCTCCTCGACGATGTCGGGGTCGCGGAGCGTGGTGGTGTCCCCCAGCTCCTTGCCCTCGGCGATGTCCTTGAGCAGCCGGCGCATGATCTTGCCCGAGCGCGTCTTCGGCAGGTCGGCGCCGAAGATCACCGCCTTCGGGCGCGCGATCTTGCCGATCTGCTCGCCCACCCACTCGCGCAGCTCCTTCGCGAGCTCGTCGGACGGCTCGTATCCCGACTTCAGGATCACGAAGCAGAGCGGCGTCTGACCCGTCAAATCGTCCGGCGCCGCGGCCGCAGCCGCCTCCGC from Thermoleophilaceae bacterium encodes the following:
- the bioA gene encoding adenosylmethionine--8-amino-7-oxononanoate transaminase, coding for MSLAADDRRYLWHPFTQQRGWEREEPLIVQRAEGTDLIDTEGRRYIDGVSSLWCNVHGHRHPHIDEAVKAQLETVAHSTMLGLSHPPAIQLARRLVEIAPRGLTRVFYSDSGSTATEIALKMAFQYWQQQGGEHRRKTRFISLRDSYHGDTIGSVSVGGIDLFHSMYRPLLFDTYKAEPGDPSHMELILDEHPGEIAAVIMEPLVQGAAGMIMHPEGYLREVRELCDRHGVLLICDEVAVGFGRTGRMFACEHENVAPDLMCVAKGITGGYLPLAATLATERIYEGFLGEHEDFRTFFHGHTYTGNPLACAAALATLDVFKQERTLERLQPKIELLERLLEPVAELPMVAEVRQRGFMVGIELEGYPLDAQMGHHVTLEARRRGAIVRPLGDVVVLMPPLAIAEADLERLVVIVWEAIVAATEERDLAAA
- a CDS encoding AhpC/TSA family protein, which translates into the protein MAALPELGAPAPVAAPLGEVRGPAVVAFLRHVGCPFAEATMRALSDHARQNDDIDWIAVSHAPLEATDRWCAAIGASHRVRLVIDEERSAYGAWGLGRSSLRHFAGRRSLTAVARLAREGIRNRHPAGTRWQQAGTFGVDASGKIVWRHIPPHAGALPDLHAAAEAVR
- a CDS encoding AMP-binding protein, which gives rise to MGYRKYRLGSYDEMRAQHRWEVPDRYNVAADVCDKHPPDRLAMIWEDWRGDERRVTFGELQSLSNKFANVLEAHGVERGDRVATLSPSLPETAAVFLGTYKAGAILLSMSVLYGDEGIEHRLRDSQAKVLVTDSANRHRIPEGLAEVIFVLDGQSDSADIDLSAALGQASDSYSMVDTAADDPAQLYYSSGTTGMAKGILHAHRYLLAHEEFEFCHDVQEGELFHGSGEWAWAAGICPLLGPWRYGCVQFVYARKGGFDPEEQLRQLSKHGVQNMFTTPTALRAMRAVSDAGSRFPLDQMRIVCSAGEPLNPEVIHWFREQYGLTVLDYYGLTESYPLCGNFPSVEVREGSMGLPLPGWDVAILDEDERPLPAGERGEICLRARSNPHYPIGYWNRPEDTREVFEGEWFHTKDAAQMDEDGYFWYAGRADDVIISAGYRIGPFEVESACVEHPAVLEAAAVASPDEKRGTIVKAFIVLNEGHSASDSLADEIKRHVRERHSAYAYPREIEFVADLPKTLTGKIRRVELREAERERKQSAA
- a CDS encoding cupin domain-containing protein; the encoded protein is MSDIVTGNGYAVGTLDDLGDGPGFRKIRAPLGVTAFGVNAVVIPPGIESGRHFHDEQEELYFVHQGRLEFVFNDGERHTLGPGGLAKVDPRTVRQLRNVGDTDAIYICVGGKDGYVGRDGRVPEGEENRARPIAS
- a CDS encoding cupin domain-containing protein produces the protein MNDLSLVNLDDPVETREFDHGRFEVYKIGPMTLGRATYEPGWRWSEHVGEGLCQTEHVGLVVSGRAAVHMDDGTERVMGPGDLFYVPPGHDSWVVGDEPYVSLHIMGSEDYAS